A single window of Pogoniulus pusillus isolate bPogPus1 chromosome 11, bPogPus1.pri, whole genome shotgun sequence DNA harbors:
- the CLNK gene encoding LOW QUALITY PROTEIN: cytokine-dependent hematopoietic cell linker (The sequence of the model RefSeq protein was modified relative to this genomic sequence to represent the inferred CDS: deleted 2 bases in 1 codon) codes for MKGKTDLQSSPNLSEEEEGDYETVSSMTLEAIHALRILPAKPLEESEYADKRCLRPSGPTSPINSQHTSQSPQYSAKYTSVTDRRGVTSATGERMKTHGLKEPVPPPRPLKTLPKQYQPLPPEPQISSQLPQTRKVLSQAHTFPVSAKVTRHLSVELNEAPRREQVTDLGKYPESFRAHYQPKHHPEASPQSMQSSKYICSSGSMLSAENLSIMRSPYTACKNKSKPSLVKQETQSPAQATEQDLKNYEWYIGGYDRHKAEQALLQENTDETFLVRDCSKKSNAEPYVLVVYYGRRVYNIQVRFLEDSQQYTLGTGLRGEDKFNSVKEIIDFYKNVPITLIDGKDKSGTQREQCYLTYPFKSHKMVFTLVPPTFLYVNSTKKHHQPFSEKLPIF; via the exons ATGAAGGGCAAGACTGATTTGCAATCTTCACCCAATCTATCTGAAGAGGAAGAAGGTGACTATGAGACTGTAAGTTCTATGACTCTGGAGGCCATCCATGCTTTGAGAATCCTTCCTGCCAAGCCTCTAGAAGAATCTGAATATGCAG ACAAACGTTGTTTAAGGCCTTCAGGTCCCACTTCCCCAATAAACAGCCAGCACACATCTCAGTCCCCTCAATACTCAGCT AAATACACATCTGTTACGGATAGGAGAGGCGTGACAAGTGCCACAG GAGAAAGAATGAAAACACATGGACTCAAG gAGCCTGTGCCTCCCCCACG GCCTCTGAAGACACTGCCAAAGCAGTATCAGCCACTTCCTCCAGAGCCACAGATAAgcagccagctccctcagacaagGAAGGTGCTCAGCCAAGCTCACACCTTTCCGGTGTCAGCAAAAGTCACAAG acaTTTATCTGTTGAACTAAATGAG GCACCAAGAAGAGAACAAG TTACAGATTTGGGGAAGTACCCTGAATCTTTTAGAGCACATTATCAACCAAAACATCACCCTGAAGCCAG CCCTCAATCTATGCAGAGCTCTAAGTACATCTGCAGCTCAG GATCCATGTTAAGTGCAGAGAATTTGTCAATAATGAGGTCACCCTACACAGCAtgcaaaaataaatcaaaacctTCACTTGTCAAACAGGAAACACAATCTCCTGCCCAAGCCACTGAACAG GATTTAAAGAACTACGAATGGTACATTGGAGGATATGATCGCcacaaagcagagcaggcactgcTACAGGAAAACACT GATGAGACATTCTTGGTCAGAGATTGTTCAAAGAAATCAAATGCTGAACCATACGTTTTAGTTGTCTATTATGGAAGAAGAGTCTACAATATTCAAGTACGTTTTCTGGAGGACAGTCAGCAGTACACACTGGGAACAGGGCTCAGAGGAGAGGAT aAATTTAATTCTGTGAAAGAGATCATTGACTTCTACAAGAACGTTCCCATCACACTCATTGACGGCAAGGATAAATCAGGAACGCAGAGAGAGCAGTGCTACCTCACTTATCCGTTCAAGTCACAC AAGATGGTTTTCACTTTAGTGCCACCCACATTTTTGTATGTGAATAGCACAAAGAAACACCATCAGCCCTTCAGTGAGAAGCTCCCCATATTCTGA